The following is a genomic window from Perognathus longimembris pacificus isolate PPM17 chromosome 20, ASM2315922v1, whole genome shotgun sequence.
CCACTATCAGGTAATAAACAGTACGGACAAGTTAGgcacatggctcacacctgtactcctagctactcaggaggatgagctctgaggacaccaggttcgaagccaacccgggcaggaaaactccatgagactcgtatccaattaaccaccaagaagctggaagtggagctggggctccatgGGTCTCAGGCTCTCAATTTAGCTTTGGCCTGGTGGTTCTCCCTGGGTTGGTTTATTTTCTTGAAGGCAGTAAATCCAGAAAAGGACCTTCATTGGTTGGAGCTGGGTCACATGGCCATCTCTCAGCCAATCACTGGTATCCAAAGGAATTTAGCACTTTCATtggctagatttgaaccacaTGCCCATTCTTGGAAATGAAGGTGGAGTTGGTCCATCTGAACCATGATTTAATGGGGCACTGGATGAGTAAGAACAAGTGAACTCGTGAGTTCAGAGTAGTTcatgataaattaaaaaatataatcaacggctgggaatgtagcttcgtggtagagtgcttgcctagcatgcatgaagccctgggttcaattcctcagcatcacttaaacagaaaaagccagaagtggcgctgtggctcaagtggtagagtgctagccttgagtaaaaagaagccagggacagtgctcaggccctgagtccaagccccaggactggcaaaacaaaactaaaaaaatagaatgatcagccaggcaccagtggctcatgcctgtcatcctagctacttaggaggctgaaatctgaagatggcagttcaaagccagcttgggcaggaaagttggtgagactcttatctccaatgaaccaccagaaaaccagaagtggcgttgtggctcaactgggggagtgctagctttgagcaaaagaagctcagggacagcacccaggctgcaaggtaagccccaggaccgaaccctccccccccacacacactaaaaaaaaggaaatattgcaGAAATTTTGTAATTGCCCATTCAAGTAGGAAATACAATGGCTTTCCCAGCCTTTGGTTTTCATAGCATACATATAACTTTGATGCAAggatttttctggtttgtttttgtgctggtcctggggctccaactcagggcctaggtactgttcctgagctttgtttgcttgGTAACATTTTGAAAACTAGGAAGAATAGAATGGGCATTGTAATCTATAGAATGCACAGAATCACATATATGTACCTTATATagaattgtgtgtatatatatgtgtatatacatatatatgtgtgtgtgtttttaaatttttctatctcttctttcCCCATCTCAGGAGCCTCAGCAAGATGATGAGAAGGGCTGAAATGTTGCCAGGTTCTTTTCTGATGAAGGCTGGGGCCAGGGTTGGGTGGGGAGGGCCGAAGAGGGAAATACAGAGTCTGTCTCCCCATCTCCCGGTGTTCGGTCCTGACTGTCTGCCTTAACCACTCTTGCTTCTGTGTGAGTCTCCTGCTGTTGTACTCCCCACGTCACCCTCATTATGGATCAGAGAGGGGTGATGGAAAGCAAGGGGGGAGGATGCCAGTGGCTAGCAACTTAAATGTCCCATGACTCAGTTGCTGCTGTGTTGGCACTAGTGTGAGGAAACTAAGGCAGGATGCACCCGGGAAAATGAAGATGGGAGCCGGAAGTCAGGAATCCAGAGATATGTATACTCATGAACAACTTGATTAAAAGCACACAAGCAAGCTTGgagcaccagtggttcaggcctacaatcctagctactcaggagaataagaCCTAAGAATtgtaggttgaagccagcctgggcaggaaagtctgtgaaactcttatctccaaagaaccagcaaaaagccagaagtggagctgtggctcaagtggtagcgctagccttaagcaaaaaagctaagggacagcgcccaggccctaagttaaagccctagtattggcacacacatacacagtcatAAAGATTAGGATAAGAAAAAACTATTGCTCTGTGTATTACATAGCAAAGAAAAAGTATAGATTAACAACAGAAGTCAGTAAGTTTAATAGAGcaccaaaatataaacaaacagcATTTAATTTACAGACAAAACCTCTTATGCAATAACCAcaacaaatatttcaaattttcaaacattctttgattttgttttttgggtaCTAGtgttggggccttgaactcagggcctgagcactgttcctggcttctatttgcttctcttagcactctacctcttgagccacagtgccacttctggctttttctatatatgtggtactaaggaattgaacccaggggcttcatgtatatgaggtgagccctttaccactaggccacattcccagccccacaaattttcaaatattcttaactAATAACACCAGCCTTCTCTGGAGGCAACTTTAACACAAATCTGGGGCATGAAGAACTGGAGGCTTACCATATTACAAGATTCTAATTTCCATTCAAAAGTATGTTTTGGAACccaaaatgggagggaaaaaagataCCATCAGTTTTTGTAAAAACTGGAACGGGTTGAATTGACCCTAAAGCTCTACAAGAGAAAAACTGAACATTagaaaaactgggcactggtggctcctatttgtaatcttagctactcaagaggctgagatctgaggactgtggtaggaagccatcccaagcagaagtttgagacccttatctgccaAACTagccagaactgtggctcaagtggtagaacactagccttgagcaaatgaagctcagggacatcgcccgttcttgagttcaagtcccaggactggcatgccaGTGTGCTggcacgtgcgcgtgcacacacacgatCAGAAAAGCAGGACAATGCCAGTTCAACAGTACTCCAAGCTTAGACAATTTTAATGTTAACATgtaaaatcaaaattcaaaatcCTGGAGTGGCAAAACCGTTCAAACCATGGTTCAGTCCACCAGACAcatcacatgtgtgcacacacaaacacacaaatgtacacTCAAACTTTTGCAGGGGAAAGTAAGGAAAGGCAGTCAAATATGAGAAACTGCTTTTTCCTCTCCAATTACAAAAGGCTAACTTTACTTTTGGCAGTATTTTAGGACCTGgaatgttctagggcttgagccatgcccctttcctcccccccccccccccaggtaggGTCTCTAGCTTTTGCCTAGGCGGGGACCTAAGACTgcccccctcctgcctccacccccaggccctgcccaTGGACTGGAACTGTCTTTGGTGCCCAGATAGATTCATAAAGCCAATAAGCAGTGGGTACAGCTGCAGGAAGTGGTTTTACAGTCACATTCCCCAAAAGCCAAGTCCGTGGTCCGTTTGTGGAGAGACAGGCACATCTAGCACTGGGTGAACGGAAGGCAAACTGGGAGAAGCCCAAGGGCAGTCGTCTGCTAACATTCCTTAAGATACCAAACATACACCTGCTTTTTATCAAGAGCTTCCACATAGAAATCTACTGCAGGGAGAATGAACACACAGATTAATACATGGGGCTAGGGGCGTGGCTCACATGGAAGGACACCTGCATAGCCAGCACAAGGTccttgagtttaaatcctagtatTGTCAAATAAATAGAATactaaatacaataaataaaaacacagcaagtataaaaattttttaaaacaagtgaGACGTCTAAAAGATGACTAATCCACTCTAGTAAGATATCTTTACACTGTAGGTATTAAAGAAAACCACAGGGGTTggggggcatggctcagttggtaaagaGCCAGCCCAGGAGTAAAAACATCGGGTACGGAGTACAAGTCCAgtctgaggagggagggagggagaaaaacccAACCCAAGAGGCTGTAGAATAGATCACCTTGATTCATATAGATTTGCATATGCATTCAGAAAACTGTTCAAAGCCACACAGTACAGATACCAACAAAAGCCCAAGcttaaacaaaaacccaaactgtTAACAATGACCACCTTTGGGAACCATTTTCCAACCAGGCAAACAAAATAGTAGGAATACTGCTTAATGATTTCTTTCCGCATATCTTTAGCTACTATGTTTTCTGAGTCTGGGGAATGGATGTATACCCTAAAAAAGCTTCTACATCGACAGTCTTCCCTCAGCCACACAGTCCACAGGGCCTGGAAAATAGACTGAAATGCAATGTTCTCTATCTGAATAAAGTTACTAAAGCACTTCAACAAATACGCACACACAGAAGAATCTGACACCGAGATCCAGCAGCTGACCCACCCACAGCGTCCCCACAGTGTACAATTCCAGGTTTTCTCCACAGTTCTCCAATCTCCACTAGATTCCTGGGTTGTCTCCATCATTTCTTCTTATTTCCCTTGGTTCATTTCTACCGATCCCATCATTGGCAATTGGTTTGGGCAAACCATGCTTTCTTGGTGAAACGGTGCTGGACAAGTTTGTAGAGGTCGCAGAAGGTGGGATGGCAGGAGGTTCcgagaggagggaggggcagggagggggtgggtggtccgggtgggggggggacatcTTCCCACCCCCTCACACCCCCCAGCCCCTCGCTCCGCCAGCTTCACCAGGCCCAGGTGTCTTCCGATTCGGCGCTGGGTCTTTCCCCGGTGCTtttgctcacccccccccccacaagttcGATTCCCTCACCTCTCCCCCACCCCGTTCCCCGCGGCTTCGACCCCCCCAGCCTCgacctcccccactccaccccggCCCTGTTCCCAGCGGTCACAACCCCATCTCCCTGGTGGCCtctgaccccccccaccccgccccgcccgggaggCCACGCCTCCAACCTGGGTCGTGGCCTCTAACCACGCCCCACATAGCCACGCCCCCAACGCCGCCCCGACTCCCGGCGGCCACGCCCCGCGTCGCGGGCGCTCAGTCCCCCGGGGGGCCGCGGACGTCCTGGGCCGCCAGCGCCAGGGCAAAGGCCAGCGCGTCGGGGCGCAGCTCCGGGGGGTCGGCGTCGAAGGCCGCCTCCCGGGCCCGGCAGCCTTCCACGAACAGCCGTCGGCGCTCCTCGATGTCTCGCATGATGCGGACGGGGATCCTGGGCGAGTGGGTGAGGTAGTGGTGGAACATGCGCTCGCGGATGGCCAGCAGCCCCGGCGGGTCGTGCAGCGGCGGCGCCGACGCCAGGCCCGGGACGCGCCGGGATCGGGCCGCTTCGGCCAACAGGATCGCCTGCATCTCCCGAGCCAGGAACCGGCCGCTCGCTCCCGCATCCATCACCTCGCGGATGTCATCGTCCGCGCTGCTCACCGCCGGGACGCCGCGCCGTCCCCGCAGCTCGGACATGGTCGTCCCGCGACGCCCGGCACCACTCGGTGGCCTTTGGCAGCGCACGCTGACTGGCCGGCCTCGGCTAAGCGCATGCGTGGAGGCTCGGCGCCCGCTGGGACGCGGTGCGCATGCGTGGAGCTTCGCCGGGAAGCCAGTGCGCATGCGTGAGACGCGGGGGCGGCCTGTGCGATCCCGGAGCGTTTCCCAGCGCCCTTAGGTCTGCAGCCCGAGGACCCCGACACGTTCCAAGTTACAGACCTGGACTCAGTACTCCGACGGAGCGCCCAGAAAGATGATTTCCCAagtcccttcctttttcttcctgtgtgtgtgccgtcctaagggcttgaactcggcgcctgggcgctgtcctgagctgctcgcgctcgaggctggcgctccaccccttgagccacagcgccgcttcccgctttttggtggctcactggGGAGAATTTTCATGTTCTTCCCCTATCTGGCCTTGAAccgcaattttcagatctcagcctcctgagtagttaggatgacaggcgtgagcttaACTCCAGAAGATTTCTTAATGAAAAAGCAGCACATATAAATATAGCACAGTGAATATAATTTGTCAACTTttgtgaatgaaaaagaaatttggagttgtttgtatatGCATAGCGAGATAGGAGCTATGGCTGACACGTTCTTGTCAAGTGCAGGGTCCAGGGAACAGGACTTGTGAATAGATTGACTGAGCTGGGCACCACctgcggctttttttttttttttttttttggtaacttagtggagataagagtcagacttttgggctgagaatatgccctagtggcaagagtgtttgcctcgtatacatgaagcccttggttcgattccccaccaccacatgtataaaaaatggccagaagtggcgctgtggctcaagtggtagagtgctagccttgagcaaaaagaagccagggactgtgggtccaggacctgagtcccaagctctaggactggccaaaaaaaaaaaaaaaaaagacttttgttttgctttttgtcagtcttggggcttgaactcagggtctgagcactgtccctggcttctttttgttctaggctagcagtctaccatttgagccacagcgccacttctggctgttttctatatatgtggtgcttgggaattgaacccagggcttcgtgtatgcaaggcaagcactctaccactaggccatattcccagcccctttcacgatttttctacccaagctgtctttgaatcaaAATTACAAAGATTACAAACTGAGTGAAAGAAATGAATAATCTAaaaattctgtatttttaaatgggGGTGCTGAGCacgcacacttgtaatcctggcaactcaggaggtggagatctgaggataacagttccaagccagcctgtgcaggaaagtccatgagattcttacctccaatttaccaccaaaaagctagaaatggaattgtggctttAGGAAAACtaaagcattgagcaaaaaagctaaaggacaggcctgaattcaagccccagtaccagcacaaaatgaaaacataacagAAAAAAGTAGctgtgggttgtttttgttttgctttgccagtcctggggcttgaacttggggccttggcacagtccctgagctgcttttgctcaaggctagcactctgccacttgagccacagcaccacttccagcattttctgtttatgtggtactgaggaattgaatccagggtttcatacatggtaggcaagcactctaccactaagccacattcccagccccagctgtgtCATTTTGAAAACACAATTTATCATGTAACATGTACAATGTTTACTTTGTCACTCCAAATGCCTCAGGGAGCACAAAATCTGTCCTACAGGGCAAACTTGATGTGACACAAGAGAACAGAAACTTGGACATGGTTAAATTCTTTCCATTGCTTTGCAGTCCTAAAAATgcagttgtaattttttttttctgatcctgggccttgaactgtgggcctgaacgctgtccctaagctacttttgctcaaggctagcactctaccacttgaactacagcaccactcctagctttttctgtgattaattggaggttagtCTTgtcgactttcttgcccaggctggcttcaaaccatgatcctcagatctcagcctcctgagtagctagtattacaggtgtgagccaccagtacctcactagttgtaatttttctttttttggcagatcctggggcttgacctcagggcattggtgctgtccctgaccttttgcttcaggctagcattctaccacttgagccatagcaccacttccagccttttctgagtagtttatgggagataagagtctaatggactttcctgcttgggttgccTGGGAACTGAgatcaccagatctcagcctcctgagcagctaggattacagatgtgagccacctgcacctgactAGTTGTAATTCTTTATCATCACTATctgcttatttctttcttccacatGGACTCTATTGGCAGTTTTTCTTCATCCAagtttcaataaaaaaaatttattttttttcatgaagtCACACTGAGGGACCaaaacctttattattattatttttcatgaagTCACGTTTGGTAAGGAGACCATTTTTATAATgccaggggaaggggggggggatctAGAGCAATCACAAACTCCTAGATCAATCACAAACTCAAAAGTCATACAGGAGTCTTCCAATGCTTTCAACATTattcttttctacttttcaaaTTTATTAGGATGATTACTCattttgcagggctgggaatggaaGCGGGGGTGGCCCTAAGGCATACTAGGTAACTTGTTCCACCACTTGGCTCCGTCCCTCTCGCCCTGGCCCCTCGATTTCTTTTCGGATGTTATTTTTCTCAGACTGAGGCAAACTCACtctagacttttaaaaaaaaaaaaaaaagttgctggaTGGATTTGGCTTGAACGCCGCCGGGAGCTACTCCCTATTGATGAACTTATCGCACCCGAGTTCTTCGATGAGGGGGTTGATCACCTCGGAGGCGGTCAGGGCTATGGTAAAGGTGAGGATGTCGAAGTCCACCCGCTGGGGGTTGCGGTGGTACTCGGCGTCGAAGGCGGCCTCCCGGGCCCGGCACGCTTCCACGAACCTGCGCCGGCGCTCCTCCAGCTCCTGGATCCTGCCGGGAGCGATCGGGTAGTTCTCCAGGTAGTGGCGGAGGAACTGCTGGTAGTTGATGCCCAGCACGCTCAGGGGGTGCCGCAGGCGGAGGTAGGGCAGCGCGGCCAGCGCCCCGGCATGGCCTGACCGAGACCGGGGTCGGCTCTCGGGAGCCTCTTCTTCCAGCGGCTCCCCCAAAAGTCGAGCTACCTCGGCCATACGGGCgtcccgggccgccgccgccgccgccgccgccatcggGCCGCccctggccgccgccgccgccgccgccgccgggcctcCTCCCCTAGTCTCCGCCATccggccgtccccggccgccgccgccactgCGACCACCGCTCCGTCCCTGGCCGCCGCCACCGGCTCGTCCCACACCTCCGCCGCCGGGCCTCCCTGGGCCTCCGCCATCGGGCCTCCCCGGCTCTCCTCGCGCAGCGCCGCGGCCGGCGCCCGCCTCCCGCCGCCTACCTCGGCTGGCGGGGCGTCGCCGTCCCTGCTCGCCGCGCCCGTCGGGGGGTCACTGCGGCTGCTGTCGGCCGGCAGCTGGGACATCTCAGGAGGACGCCGAGCGTCAATGACCGGGCTcccagaactgaaatctgtgggtttgttttttaatgtatacGTGTATAGATAAGGTGGGATAACGTGGACCGGCGGCGACGCCGTGCGTCCACGCAGGAGCGCGAACACGAGCGCAATGCGCACCGGGGAGGACGCCGCCAGCGCACGCGCAGAGCAGGCGGCCGAGCCGAAGGGTACTGCGCACGCGCGGTAGCTAGGGACGCTGCCTGCGGTCGCTATGGAGGCCGCCTAGCGGCCGAGATCGGTCGTGAATCTGAAACAGCTGGACGtggacgggcggggggggggggggggggaggggccggtGAGGCTTATTTTACATTTCTGCTACTTCAAGGTTTATTAGTGAAATCCTAGcgcattttttttccctatagaCATTCCCAGGGTTCAAAGCTAGGGCTGTTTTCTCTTCCCAGCAATTATAATGCTACATCCATTATAAACCAGGCActaggtggttcatacctgtaaaatcccagctactcaggacgctgagttcttcggatcccggttcaaagtcagcccaggcagggacatctctgagactcttaacgccacttaagcagcaaaaagctagaaatggagctgtagaccaagtgatagagcactaagctcagggacagtgctaggccctgagttcaagctgaggaCCATCCAGGAaaaaatagcacacacacacacacacacacacacacacacacacacacacacacccctctcattTCTCCAGGAACAAAAGAATGGATGCATAAATAGGGGCTGAGGAGTCAAAGTTGTCAAGACAAACAGCTGTGCGGGAGGGTGGAGTGGGTATGGGAATAGGGAGAGGGCCAGAGGGTGACCAGCCAGGCCCAGGACAGTGTGAATTGGTTTCTGAGTAATCTTCCTTGCATTCCTGGCATAAAATCAACAGCTAATATGCTGGACTCAACTTCAGAGCACTGATTTAAGAAATGTTGGGAACATTCATCAAGGAATTGGTGGTGTGTGCTTTATTTTTGCTTGTCActactggggtttgtactcagagcTGGGAGCTCtccctttcttgctcaaggctagtgctctactcctggagccacagctccacttccagacttctttatttttcttttcttctgggacAGGACAAGGAGCCTCTGTGTGTTTGCCCCTGGAATGTATGACTGGTTTTCTTCCTATAATCCTCACCATCTCAGGACTCCCTGTGAGTTAGAGTGGCCTTCTTTTGATGTTGGATGACCATCTAAAGGAACTTTATATCTCCCCACAGCACGCAGGGTCCAATGAGTTGTTTTTTTGGAAATCCTGGACACCCTGATTAACTCACTTCCAAAACAAGGTTCCTGGGGATTGGGCAGAGACTAACCCACTGTCCACCCATCattgtccaattaaccagtcacACACTGCCGGCCAGAGTGAGACAATATCCCGTATCAACAGAGACAAAGAAGGGGATTGTGGTCCAAATTAAATGCCTGAGGAAAACCGAAATTCTTGTCCTCTGCCACTCGCCTTAGAAGATACCTCCTCTCACTGCGCACAAACCAGGCACCAATGACTAGGACTCGTGCAGGATTTGAGAGAGGCAAACAAGTGGGTGGAAACCATCCACACTACAGTAGATATCGGCTCTCCTGGACACCATTTGGCTTCCCAAAAAGGTGGCCATTATTCGTTGTAAGGGTCATCAAAAAGGAGAGACCCCTTAGGCTCAGGGCAACAGCTGAGCTGATGAGACAGCTCAGGAGGCCTCCCTAAAATCAATGGGGCCTTTGGAGCTCCTAGTCATTACACCCCTACCACAGCTGCAGAAGGCCTCACTACACAAAAGAAGATTTAGAATTGGAAAAGACCTTCCCTACAGAGACACTTCTCTCTGGATGGAGAAAGCGGCAGGATGGAAAAGGTATGCGTCCCTCAAGCCCTGGAACACACCTTGGTTTCACTGACACACCAAAACACTCATGTAGGGGAAACTCACTTGAGTCAGTTATTGCAAAAACGTTTCTCCACCCCCCCATTTAAAAGACCTCATCTCTGATGTGGCATCCAGATGTGTGAGTTGCCAACAGGTAAATGCTGGAAAGGTGGAAACTGTGGGGAGGGCACGCATGTGAGGAACCTCACCTAGTAAGTTTGGGGAAGTGGACTTCACAGAGGTAAAACCTGGAAAGTATGGGTATCGGTATCTGTTAGTACTAGTGGATACCTTTTCAGGCTGGGCTGAGGCATTCCTGACAAAAACCAAGACCGCTCAGATAAGAGTTAAAAACTTACTCCAtgggagctaggaatgtggcttagcagtagagtactcaccttgcatgcatgaagaccagggttcaattcctcagcaccacataagcagaaaaagccagaagtggcactgtggctcaaatggtagagtgctagccttgagt
Proteins encoded in this region:
- the Eid2b gene encoding EP300-interacting inhibitor of differentiation 2B; this translates as MSELRGRRGVPAVSSADDDIREVMDAGASGRFLAREMQAILLAEAARSRRVPGLASAPPLHDPPGLLAIRERMFHHYLTHSPRIPVRIMRDIEERRRLFVEGCRAREAAFDADPPELRPDALAFALALAAQDVRGPPGD
- the Eid2 gene encoding EP300-interacting inhibitor of differentiation 2 produces the protein MSQLPADSSRSDPPTGAASRDGDAPPAEVGGGRRAPAAALREESRGGPMAEAQGGPAAEVWDEPVAAARDGAVVAVAAAAGDGRMAETRGGGPAAAAAAAARGGPMAAAAAAAARDARMAEVARLLGEPLEEEAPESRPRSRSGHAGALAALPYLRLRHPLSVLGINYQQFLRHYLENYPIAPGRIQELEERRRRFVEACRAREAAFDAEYHRNPQRVDFDILTFTIALTASEVINPLIEELGCDKFINRE